One segment of Macrotis lagotis isolate mMagLag1 chromosome 1, bilby.v1.9.chrom.fasta, whole genome shotgun sequence DNA contains the following:
- the NUDT18 gene encoding 8-oxo-dGDP phosphatase NUDT18 isoform X3 encodes MIQEAKRECHGSWYLPAGRMEPGETILEALRREVKEEAGLECEPVTLLAVEERGPRWIRFAFLARPTGGILKTSKEADKESLQAGWYPQASLPTPLRSHDILPLIKLGSQYYQQARHPPTLPQELPCKFICQRLIATFTSAKNLWVLAGTEGILHLPIIACGLTSSEQNSSIVVSVFRLLQQCLTLTQVTAKTQGILGLQHLGKDQADGICLNVLVTVAYKNPDDLHKPPEIQGIKFCWWQVKEEDVQSQLLKRLHDVSVVPIHS; translated from the exons ATGATCCAGGAAGCCAAAAGAGAGTGCCATGGGTCTTGGTATCTACCTGCTGGGAGAATGGAGCCAGGAGAAACCATTCTGGAGGCTCTGAGACGGGAAGTAAAGGAGGAGGCAGGCCTGGAGTGTGAGCCAGTGACGCTGTTAGCAGTGGAGGAGCGAGGTCCCCGCTGGATCCGCTTTGCTTTTCTTGCCCGCCCCACAG GTGGGATCCTTAAGACTTCTAAGGAGGCAGATAAGGAGTCACTACAAGCTGGCTGGTACCCTCAAGCCTCCTTGCCCACTCCACTTCGTTCCCATGACATCCTACCTCTCATAAAACTGGGTTCCCAATATTACCAACAAGCTCGACACCCTCCTACTCTGCCCCAAGAGCTTCCCTGCAAGTTTATCTGCCAGCGGCTTATAGCCACCTTTACCAGTGCCAAGAATCTATGGGTGTTGGCGGGTACAGAAGGCATTCTCCATTTGCCCATCATAGCCTGTGGACTCACCTCATCAGAGCAGAATAGCAGCATTGTGGTGTCTGTGTTTCGATTGCTACAACAGTGTTTGACTCTGACCCAGGTGACAGCAAAGACCCAAGGGATACTGGGGCTGCAGCATCTAGGCAAGGACCAGGCTGATGGAATCTGCCTGAATGTGCTGGTAACAGTGGCCTATAAAAACCCAGATGACCTCCACAAGCCCCCTGAGATTCAAGGAATCAAATTCTGCTGGTGGCAGGTGAAAGAGGAAGATGTGCAAAGCCAACTCCTAAAAAGACTTCATGATGTGTCTGTTGTTCCAATCCATAGCTGA
- the NUDT18 gene encoding 8-oxo-dGDP phosphatase NUDT18 isoform X2 — MLGFQRQDKATPALGGEVLMIQEAKRECHGSWYLPAGRMEPGETILEALRREVKEEAGLECEPVTLLAVEERGPRWIRFAFLARPTGGILKTSKEADKESLQAGWYPQASLPTPLRSHDILPLIKLGSQYYQQARHPPTLPQELPCKFICQRLIATFTSAKNLWVLAGTEGILHLPIIACGLTSSEQNSSIVVSVFRLLQQCLTLTQVTAKTQGILGLQHLGKDQADGICLNVLVTVAYKNPDDLHKPPEIQGIKFCWWQVKEEDVQSQLLKRLHDVSVVPIHS, encoded by the exons ATGCTGGGGTTCCAGAGACAAGATAAAGCAACTCCTGCCCTCGGG ggTGAAGTGTTAATGATCCAGGAAGCCAAAAGAGAGTGCCATGGGTCTTGGTATCTACCTGCTGGGAGAATGGAGCCAGGAGAAACCATTCTGGAGGCTCTGAGACGGGAAGTAAAGGAGGAGGCAGGCCTGGAGTGTGAGCCAGTGACGCTGTTAGCAGTGGAGGAGCGAGGTCCCCGCTGGATCCGCTTTGCTTTTCTTGCCCGCCCCACAG GTGGGATCCTTAAGACTTCTAAGGAGGCAGATAAGGAGTCACTACAAGCTGGCTGGTACCCTCAAGCCTCCTTGCCCACTCCACTTCGTTCCCATGACATCCTACCTCTCATAAAACTGGGTTCCCAATATTACCAACAAGCTCGACACCCTCCTACTCTGCCCCAAGAGCTTCCCTGCAAGTTTATCTGCCAGCGGCTTATAGCCACCTTTACCAGTGCCAAGAATCTATGGGTGTTGGCGGGTACAGAAGGCATTCTCCATTTGCCCATCATAGCCTGTGGACTCACCTCATCAGAGCAGAATAGCAGCATTGTGGTGTCTGTGTTTCGATTGCTACAACAGTGTTTGACTCTGACCCAGGTGACAGCAAAGACCCAAGGGATACTGGGGCTGCAGCATCTAGGCAAGGACCAGGCTGATGGAATCTGCCTGAATGTGCTGGTAACAGTGGCCTATAAAAACCCAGATGACCTCCACAAGCCCCCTGAGATTCAAGGAATCAAATTCTGCTGGTGGCAGGTGAAAGAGGAAGATGTGCAAAGCCAACTCCTAAAAAGACTTCATGATGTGTCTGTTGTTCCAATCCATAGCTGA
- the NUDT18 gene encoding 8-oxo-dGDP phosphatase NUDT18 isoform X1, which translates to MASRLAEDLRAVLKGQGLPVLDYDCAPAKAPPVPVQLRKSVSYIVLAVFCNDQGEVLMIQEAKRECHGSWYLPAGRMEPGETILEALRREVKEEAGLECEPVTLLAVEERGPRWIRFAFLARPTGGILKTSKEADKESLQAGWYPQASLPTPLRSHDILPLIKLGSQYYQQARHPPTLPQELPCKFICQRLIATFTSAKNLWVLAGTEGILHLPIIACGLTSSEQNSSIVVSVFRLLQQCLTLTQVTAKTQGILGLQHLGKDQADGICLNVLVTVAYKNPDDLHKPPEIQGIKFCWWQVKEEDVQSQLLKRLHDVSVVPIHS; encoded by the exons ATGGCCTCCAGGTTGGCGGAGGACCTGAGGGCCGTGCTGAAGGGGCAGGGGCTGCCGGTGCTGGACTATGACTGTGCGCCCGCCAAGGCGCCCCCTGTGCCCGTGCAGCTCAGGAAGAGCGTCTCCTATATCGTGCTGGCAGTGTTCTGCAACGACCAG ggTGAAGTGTTAATGATCCAGGAAGCCAAAAGAGAGTGCCATGGGTCTTGGTATCTACCTGCTGGGAGAATGGAGCCAGGAGAAACCATTCTGGAGGCTCTGAGACGGGAAGTAAAGGAGGAGGCAGGCCTGGAGTGTGAGCCAGTGACGCTGTTAGCAGTGGAGGAGCGAGGTCCCCGCTGGATCCGCTTTGCTTTTCTTGCCCGCCCCACAG GTGGGATCCTTAAGACTTCTAAGGAGGCAGATAAGGAGTCACTACAAGCTGGCTGGTACCCTCAAGCCTCCTTGCCCACTCCACTTCGTTCCCATGACATCCTACCTCTCATAAAACTGGGTTCCCAATATTACCAACAAGCTCGACACCCTCCTACTCTGCCCCAAGAGCTTCCCTGCAAGTTTATCTGCCAGCGGCTTATAGCCACCTTTACCAGTGCCAAGAATCTATGGGTGTTGGCGGGTACAGAAGGCATTCTCCATTTGCCCATCATAGCCTGTGGACTCACCTCATCAGAGCAGAATAGCAGCATTGTGGTGTCTGTGTTTCGATTGCTACAACAGTGTTTGACTCTGACCCAGGTGACAGCAAAGACCCAAGGGATACTGGGGCTGCAGCATCTAGGCAAGGACCAGGCTGATGGAATCTGCCTGAATGTGCTGGTAACAGTGGCCTATAAAAACCCAGATGACCTCCACAAGCCCCCTGAGATTCAAGGAATCAAATTCTGCTGGTGGCAGGTGAAAGAGGAAGATGTGCAAAGCCAACTCCTAAAAAGACTTCATGATGTGTCTGTTGTTCCAATCCATAGCTGA